The following proteins come from a genomic window of bacterium:
- a CDS encoding ABC-F family ATP-binding cassette domain-containing protein encodes MNLLSVENAGKAFGVKTLFDNITFGVAQGRKIALVAKNGAGKTTLLKMLMGTEPPDSGRIVFRNNLTIGYLAQEPQFDEKATVLETLFASDTPALRVIKHYEALLDSPDSDAAYQKALADAMEQMEHLQAWDYEYKIKEILSHLQLHHLHQTIQTLSGGQRKRVALARVLIEEPELLILDEPTNHLDLDMIEWLESYLSRPEQTLFLVTHDRYFLDRICDEILELERGILYRHIGNYSYFLEKKEEREFKEGRELNHTRNVLRKELQWIRRQPKARTTKSKARVDAFYVLQEKAEEEIPDDKLKLAMQMKRIGGKILELRDIEHRFGNNTILNGFSYSFKKGERIGLVGRNGAGKTTFLEIITGRLHADHGTIETGETITFGYYSQKGLLENEQQRVIDLVRSYAEVIPMADGSTLSASQFLNQFLFPPELQHTPVYKLSGGEKRRLFLLTVLIKNPNFLILDEPTNDLDLITLSVLEEFLLHFQGCLLIVSHDRYFMDRLVDHIFVFEGEGVIRDFIGNYGEYREAERVKETVKDTPVEKTNIKDTNKKTKLSYKEKIEFENLEKEIAALEKEKNELENKLNNGSADYIELQKWSERLSVISQTLDEKSMRWLELAEYTSAK; translated from the coding sequence ATGAATCTTCTGTCCGTCGAAAATGCCGGTAAAGCGTTTGGTGTAAAAACACTATTTGATAATATCACTTTTGGTGTAGCGCAAGGTCGTAAGATCGCTCTCGTGGCTAAAAATGGCGCCGGCAAAACAACGCTTCTCAAAATGCTGATGGGTACCGAACCACCGGATAGCGGACGGATCGTTTTTCGTAATAATCTTACGATCGGTTACCTAGCTCAAGAACCGCAGTTTGACGAAAAAGCCACGGTATTAGAAACGCTTTTTGCCTCGGATACGCCCGCCCTGCGCGTGATCAAACATTACGAAGCCTTACTGGATTCGCCCGACTCGGATGCCGCTTATCAAAAGGCACTGGCCGATGCGATGGAGCAAATGGAACATCTTCAGGCGTGGGATTATGAATACAAAATCAAAGAAATCCTATCCCACCTCCAGCTTCATCACTTACATCAGACGATACAAACATTGTCCGGAGGCCAACGCAAACGCGTAGCGCTTGCGCGGGTACTCATCGAAGAACCTGAATTATTGATACTGGACGAGCCGACCAATCATCTTGATCTCGATATGATCGAGTGGTTGGAATCTTATTTATCCCGGCCGGAGCAAACATTGTTTCTGGTCACCCACGATCGTTATTTTTTAGATCGCATTTGTGACGAAATCCTCGAACTGGAACGCGGAATCCTCTACAGACACATCGGTAACTATTCTTATTTTTTAGAGAAAAAAGAAGAACGCGAATTTAAAGAAGGTCGTGAACTGAATCATACCCGCAATGTATTGCGTAAGGAACTGCAGTGGATTCGTCGTCAACCCAAAGCGCGTACGACCAAATCCAAAGCACGCGTTGATGCGTTTTATGTCTTGCAGGAAAAGGCGGAAGAAGAAATTCCGGACGATAAACTTAAATTGGCCATGCAGATGAAGCGTATCGGAGGAAAAATCCTGGAACTGCGCGATATCGAGCATCGGTTTGGCAACAACACGATTTTAAACGGGTTTTCGTATTCATTTAAAAAAGGGGAACGCATCGGTCTTGTGGGCCGCAATGGCGCCGGTAAAACTACATTTTTGGAAATCATTACCGGCCGTCTGCATGCCGATCACGGCACTATCGAAACGGGTGAAACGATCACATTTGGATATTATTCGCAAAAAGGCCTTCTGGAAAACGAACAGCAACGCGTGATTGATCTGGTGCGGAGTTATGCTGAAGTAATTCCGATGGCTGACGGTTCGACATTATCCGCATCGCAGTTTCTCAATCAATTTCTTTTTCCTCCGGAACTGCAGCATACACCGGTATATAAACTCAGCGGCGGCGAAAAAAGGCGACTTTTTTTGCTGACCGTTTTGATCAAGAATCCCAATTTTCTGATCCTCGACGAGCCGACCAATGATTTGGATTTGATCACGCTCAGCGTTCTTGAAGAATTTTTACTTCATTTTCAAGGCTGCCTGCTGATCGTATCGCACGATCGTTATTTTATGGATCGGCTTGTAGATCACATCTTTGTCTTTGAGGGCGAGGGGGTGATTCGCGACTTTATAGGAAATTATGGCGAGTATCGGGAAGCTGAACGCGTAAAGGAAACTGTCAAAGATACCCCTGTAGAAAAAACTAACATCAAAGATACGAATAAAAAAACAAAACTTTCGTACAAAGAAAAAATCGAATTTGAAAACCTTGAAAAAGAAATTGCAGCCTTAGAAAAAGAGAAAAACGAACTGGAGAATAAACTCAATAACGGTTCCGCGGATTACATTGAACTTCAAAAATGGTCTGAACGTTTATCCGTTATTTCGCAAACGTTGGATGAAAAATCAATGCGTTGGTTGGAATTAGCCGAATACACATCCGCCAAATAA
- a CDS encoding lysophospholipid acyltransferase family protein has protein sequence MIAKLFRWFFRMKGWTITAPIAPNIKKCVIIGAPHTSNWDFVYGIGALECFNMRVNFLAKKELFRFPLKGMFVRMGGIPVDRSGKNSMVDAMIDVFKAREDLMIIIPAEGTRKRVEKWKSGFYHLALGANVPVVLGFLDYEKKLAGFGPALYMTGDEIGDMAKIRDFYKDKTGKIPEFFNIDAVRLSR, from the coding sequence ATGATCGCTAAGCTTTTTCGCTGGTTTTTCCGAATGAAGGGATGGACGATCACAGCGCCTATCGCTCCGAATATAAAAAAATGCGTGATCATCGGTGCGCCGCATACCAGTAATTGGGATTTTGTGTACGGTATAGGGGCGCTCGAATGTTTTAACATGCGTGTTAATTTTCTTGCGAAAAAAGAACTCTTTCGATTTCCGTTGAAAGGCATGTTTGTGCGTATGGGCGGCATTCCTGTGGATCGCTCGGGAAAAAACAGTATGGTGGATGCGATGATTGATGTTTTCAAGGCGCGCGAAGATTTGATGATCATCATACCTGCGGAAGGCACCCGTAAGCGCGTTGAAAAATGGAAGTCCGGGTTTTATCATCTGGCGCTCGGTGCCAATGTACCGGTCGTATTGGGTTTTTTGGATTATGAAAAGAAGCTCGCAGGCTTTGGACCGGCACTATATATGACCGGTGATGAAATAGGGGATATGGCAAAGATCAGGGATTTTTATAAAGATAAAACCGGAAAAATTCCGGAATTTTTTAATATTGATGCCGTACGTTTATCACGTTAG
- a CDS encoding glycerophosphodiester phosphodiesterase family protein: MRSFVVVLSWLTVILSCTPSPPKHGVNVHFKTITPASRDELQQFFLWSGKRSPLISAHRGGPISGFPENCLATFENTIKYTYALIECDVRISKDGNLVMMHDKTLDRTTTGKGPVSDMLFADLKQLRLKDNDGKITAYTIPTLDEVLVWAKGKTILMLDIKEGVTQVMIMEALRRHGAFSYVVPITYNASEAASFIKLDSTLILSCSIEKEEDYHRLIAYGVKPRNIVAFCGISEPNKSLYQLLHAQNIFCQLGTMGNLDKKAEARGDTVYYELLNNGADVLSTDRHVEAWSVIQRFRSEKVISDPYITFP, translated from the coding sequence ATGCGCTCATTTGTTGTCGTGTTGTCATGGCTGACGGTTATTTTGTCCTGTACACCGTCCCCTCCGAAGCATGGGGTGAATGTTCATTTCAAAACAATTACTCCGGCCTCGCGAGACGAGCTACAGCAATTTTTTTTATGGTCTGGAAAGCGCTCACCTTTGATTAGCGCTCATCGCGGCGGCCCGATATCCGGTTTTCCTGAGAACTGCTTGGCAACATTTGAAAATACCATCAAGTATACTTATGCATTGATTGAGTGTGATGTGCGTATAAGTAAAGACGGTAATCTGGTCATGATGCACGACAAAACACTGGATCGCACGACTACCGGCAAAGGCCCTGTATCGGATATGCTTTTTGCAGATCTGAAGCAATTGCGATTAAAAGACAACGACGGTAAAATCACGGCATATACTATTCCTACGCTTGACGAGGTGTTAGTTTGGGCTAAGGGCAAAACTATATTGATGCTTGACATAAAAGAAGGTGTCACGCAGGTAATGATCATGGAAGCGCTTCGACGTCATGGGGCATTCAGCTATGTTGTTCCCATAACTTATAACGCTTCCGAAGCGGCGTCGTTTATCAAACTGGATTCTACGTTGATCTTATCATGCAGTATTGAGAAAGAAGAAGATTATCACCGCTTGATCGCATATGGTGTCAAACCAAGGAATATAGTAGCGTTTTGTGGAATTTCAGAACCGAATAAATCACTGTATCAGCTCTTACATGCGCAAAATATTTTTTGCCAACTTGGAACTATGGGTAACCTTGATAAAAAAGCCGAGGCCCGTGGTGATACGGTATATTATGAATTATTAAATAATGGTGCCGATGTGTTATCTACGGACCGTCATGTTGAGGCGTGGTCAGTGATTCAGCGTTTTCGCAGTGAAAAAGTAATTTCCGATCCGTATATCACATTTCCATGA